A genomic window from Chitinophaga pollutisoli includes:
- a CDS encoding sodium:solute symporter: MIGTTDIIITIGYILLIVGIGLWTGLRKKTAGGEGSGAYFLAGKTLRWPMIGLALFATNISCLHLVSLAQSGFDAGLLNGNFEWMAAFTLILLALFFVPFYIRSGVATLPDFLERRYNRACRDWLAFVSIVSAIIIHIAFSFLAGGIVLETLFGIDMYASIIVIAALTGLYTIVGGLRAVVVTESIQSIVLIAGAVIITVAAWNKMGGWQPMEAVLADHNALDKLSMMRPMGDASGMSWMAVFLGYPVLGIWYWCADQTIVQRVLGAKDENHARVGSLFCGFIKILPVFIFVLPGLFAWTLYKSGGLDVSALMHTSADGTQTLDSKGIYTLMITQLLPSGLIGVLVAALLSGLMSQIAGALNSIATLASFDLYKRFKPDTTDVVLVKVGRWSSGVALLLSIALLPLLNRYQSLFEGINDVIAHIAPPITCVFLLGIFWKGASARSAQLTLWLGSALGAAVYALNKLAPGNLLGGIPFMMMAFYLFLACVVMQVVFSFVYPVVHTEQSAALYWRSIREPLAGKGWAGFGNYKFLSLLLLLAMGALYWVFR; the protein is encoded by the coding sequence ATGATCGGGACTACAGACATTATCATCACCATCGGATATATCCTGCTGATCGTCGGCATCGGCCTGTGGACGGGACTGCGGAAGAAGACAGCGGGCGGGGAAGGTTCGGGCGCCTATTTTCTGGCGGGTAAAACCTTGCGCTGGCCGATGATCGGGCTGGCGCTCTTCGCCACCAACATTTCCTGCCTGCACCTGGTGAGCCTGGCGCAGAGCGGATTCGACGCCGGGCTGCTCAACGGCAACTTCGAATGGATGGCGGCGTTTACGCTCATTTTGCTGGCGCTCTTTTTCGTGCCGTTTTATATCCGTTCCGGGGTGGCCACCCTGCCGGATTTCCTGGAACGGCGGTACAACCGCGCCTGCCGCGACTGGCTGGCATTTGTATCCATTGTTTCGGCCATCATCATTCACATCGCTTTCTCTTTCCTGGCCGGCGGTATTGTCCTCGAAACGCTTTTCGGAATTGACATGTACGCCAGTATCATCGTGATCGCCGCACTCACGGGGCTTTATACCATCGTGGGCGGGCTGCGCGCCGTAGTGGTGACGGAATCCATCCAGAGTATCGTATTGATCGCGGGTGCGGTCATCATCACCGTGGCGGCGTGGAATAAAATGGGCGGATGGCAGCCGATGGAAGCCGTGCTGGCGGATCACAACGCGCTGGACAAACTGAGCATGATGCGGCCCATGGGCGATGCTTCGGGGATGTCGTGGATGGCGGTGTTCCTGGGGTACCCGGTGCTGGGAATCTGGTATTGGTGCGCCGACCAAACCATCGTGCAGCGGGTACTCGGGGCGAAAGACGAGAACCACGCGCGCGTCGGCTCGCTGTTCTGCGGCTTCATCAAGATCCTGCCGGTTTTCATATTCGTATTGCCGGGACTTTTCGCCTGGACTTTATATAAATCCGGCGGGCTGGACGTAAGCGCCCTCATGCATACATCCGCCGACGGCACGCAAACGCTCGATTCCAAAGGGATTTATACCCTGATGATCACGCAGCTCCTGCCTTCGGGGCTGATCGGGGTGCTGGTAGCGGCGTTGTTGTCGGGACTGATGAGCCAGATCGCCGGTGCGCTGAATTCCATCGCCACGCTGGCCAGCTTCGATTTGTACAAACGTTTCAAACCCGATACCACGGATGTGGTGCTGGTGAAAGTGGGCCGCTGGTCGTCGGGTGTGGCGCTGTTGCTGTCGATCGCGCTGTTGCCATTGCTGAACCGGTACCAGAGCCTTTTCGAAGGAATCAATGACGTGATCGCGCACATCGCGCCGCCGATCACCTGCGTTTTCCTGCTCGGGATTTTTTGGAAAGGAGCGTCTGCCCGTTCGGCGCAGCTCACGCTCTGGTTGGGATCCGCACTGGGGGCGGCGGTTTACGCGCTGAACAAGCTGGCGCCGGGGAATCTGCTTGGCGGCATTCCGTTCATGATGATGGCGTTTTACCTATTCCTGGCCTGTGTGGTGATGCAGGTGGTGTTTTCGTTCGTGTATCCCGTGGTGCATACGGAGCAGAGCGCAGCGCTGTACTGGCGGTCGATCCGTGAACCGCTGGCAGGCAAGGGATGGGCGGGTTTCGGTAACTATAAATTCCTGTCCCTGCTGTTGCTCCTGGCCATGGGGGCGCTGTACTGGGTTTTCAGATAA
- a CDS encoding enolase C-terminal domain-like protein, which yields MIKNTDIADARFELKNGAGSDAVHKDPQYAYAVTRLHDDQGASGTGLAFTLGEGNDLVCRAAGFYAESLKGKDVEELMSGFGKTFHAMANEQQFRWLGPHKGVVHLGLASVTNACFDLWAKKRGVPLWQLLISLSPREIVDTLDLSYLEDVLTREEAISLLTEVQATKSNRMDVLKSGYPGYDTSVGWFNYADEKVRENCKRALEQGFGAMKLKVGSADPARDVRRAHIVRDTVGDAAKVMLDANQQWTLPQAISICNELKSMQPYWVEEPTHPDDVLAHVTLAEAVKPVKLALGEHVPNRVVFKNYLQTGCAGFIQVDAVRVGGVSEFITISLLCKKFGVPVVPHVGDMGQLHQHLVLFNHIALGHDALFLEYIPHLKAHFQHPVRIENGVYVTPQEPGSSCDLK from the coding sequence ATGATAAAAAATACCGATATAGCCGACGCACGATTCGAGCTGAAAAACGGCGCCGGCAGTGATGCCGTTCATAAAGACCCGCAATACGCCTATGCCGTAACCCGGCTGCACGACGACCAGGGCGCCTCCGGAACCGGACTGGCCTTCACCCTCGGCGAAGGCAACGATCTAGTGTGCCGCGCAGCCGGCTTCTATGCGGAATCCCTCAAAGGAAAAGACGTCGAGGAACTGATGTCGGGTTTCGGGAAAACCTTCCATGCGATGGCCAACGAGCAACAGTTCCGCTGGCTTGGCCCGCATAAAGGCGTCGTGCACCTGGGGCTCGCTTCCGTCACCAACGCCTGCTTCGACCTCTGGGCCAAAAAACGGGGCGTTCCGCTCTGGCAGCTGCTCATCAGCCTGTCGCCCCGGGAAATCGTGGACACTCTAGACCTTTCCTACCTCGAAGACGTGCTCACCCGCGAAGAAGCCATCTCGCTGCTCACGGAAGTGCAAGCCACCAAAAGCAACCGCATGGACGTGCTGAAATCCGGTTACCCGGGATACGACACTTCGGTGGGTTGGTTCAACTACGCCGACGAAAAAGTGCGGGAGAACTGCAAGCGCGCGTTGGAACAGGGTTTTGGGGCGATGAAGCTGAAAGTCGGCTCCGCCGATCCCGCGCGCGACGTGCGAAGGGCGCACATCGTCCGCGATACGGTGGGCGATGCGGCGAAGGTCATGCTCGACGCCAACCAGCAATGGACCCTCCCGCAGGCGATTTCCATATGCAACGAGCTGAAATCGATGCAGCCGTATTGGGTGGAAGAACCCACGCACCCCGACGATGTGCTGGCGCACGTAACCCTCGCGGAAGCCGTGAAACCGGTGAAACTGGCGCTGGGGGAGCACGTTCCCAACCGGGTCGTATTCAAGAATTACCTCCAGACGGGCTGCGCCGGGTTCATCCAGGTAGATGCCGTGAGGGTAGGAGGCGTAAGCGAGTTTATCACCATCAGTCTGTTGTGTAAAAAGTTCGGAGTGCCGGTGGTGCCGCATGTAGGCGATATGGGGCAGCTGCACCAGCACCTCGTGCTGTTCAATCACATCGCCCTGGGGCATGACGCGCTCTTCCTGGAGTACATCCCGCACCTGAAAGCACATTTTCAGCACCCGGTCCGCATCGAAAACGGCGTGTATGTAACGCCGCAGGAACCCGGCAGCAGTTGTGACCTTAAATAA
- a CDS encoding SDR family oxidoreductase, producing MQAMLKGKVILLTGGADGIGWECAKAYAAAGAQVVVADWQEEKRGKMEELPGEGHAFHACDVASGAAVAALFAAIAKKYGRLDAIHNNAGLAHPAKALHDTEDAEWEALMRVNLKSIYLTTRQGIDLLRASKGCILNTSSLVGSIGQDNHAAYVATKGAVNALTKAMALDYAPAGIRVNAVAPAAIRTPMLEAWAAQQPEPEAMQRYLDQLQPLGAMPAGDVIADACVFLLSDAARFITGCILPVTGGAELGYRALI from the coding sequence ATGCAAGCAATGCTGAAAGGAAAAGTGATCCTGCTGACGGGCGGGGCTGACGGTATCGGATGGGAATGCGCCAAAGCCTATGCGGCAGCCGGTGCGCAGGTGGTGGTTGCGGACTGGCAGGAAGAAAAGCGTGGAAAGATGGAAGAACTGCCTGGAGAAGGGCATGCATTCCATGCATGCGATGTGGCTTCAGGTGCTGCGGTGGCGGCGCTTTTCGCGGCGATCGCGAAAAAGTATGGCCGCCTGGATGCGATCCATAATAATGCCGGCCTCGCGCATCCCGCCAAAGCCCTGCACGATACGGAAGACGCAGAATGGGAAGCCCTCATGCGGGTAAACCTCAAAAGCATCTATCTCACCACCCGCCAAGGCATCGATTTGCTGCGCGCATCGAAAGGCTGCATCCTCAACACCAGTTCGCTGGTAGGGAGTATCGGGCAAGACAACCACGCAGCATACGTAGCCACAAAAGGCGCCGTTAACGCCCTCACCAAAGCGATGGCGCTCGACTACGCGCCCGCCGGCATCCGCGTGAACGCGGTAGCGCCCGCGGCGATCCGTACGCCCATGCTGGAAGCCTGGGCTGCCCAGCAGCCCGAGCCGGAAGCCATGCAGCGCTACCTCGACCAGCTGCAACCGCTCGGCGCCATGCCCGCCGGCGACGTGATCGCAGACGCCTGCGTGTTCCTCCTCAGCGATGCCGCCCGCTTCATCACCGGCTGCATCCTGCCCGTAACGGGTGGCGCGGAGCTGGGGTACAGGGCCCTGATCTGA
- a CDS encoding DUF4998 domain-containing protein → MKYLLHVLSYLCILTTVVSCDKFTDIHKEYIEEGEIIYAVKPDSVVFIAGKERLMMRLWMENGQNIKEVIVSWNSGQDSMVLPMKLNPGRDSIDVPLNDLEEKSYSFNIYTMDNFGHRSLTYTTFGTTYGDTYAGTLQNRRVKKVSLTEQTGVVDWFAKAEGMIFNEVRFINRRGTDTIVRFHADSFWVHMDVAGSAEFQYRSLYIPEAEAIDTFTTAWTLSAEKFPEFFTYDRSTWKVLSVSDETASDGGGKNTLIDGNLGSYWHSQWDPNDVDPPHWAIIDMKSVKNIAYFTIYRRGGNTDAKTAQFFLGNTSDPNGVWTLAGEGVFGSGDMLRVDNTGNASGRYLKINLPDSNRPPFTAIAEVYAFGK, encoded by the coding sequence ATGAAATATTTACTGCATGTTTTATCGTACCTGTGCATCCTCACAACGGTTGTATCCTGCGATAAATTCACAGATATCCATAAGGAATATATCGAAGAAGGCGAGATCATCTACGCCGTAAAACCGGACTCCGTCGTGTTCATCGCCGGGAAAGAAAGGCTGATGATGCGGTTATGGATGGAAAACGGACAGAACATCAAGGAAGTGATCGTTTCGTGGAACAGCGGACAGGATTCGATGGTCCTGCCCATGAAATTAAACCCCGGAAGGGACAGCATCGACGTGCCGCTCAACGATCTTGAAGAGAAGTCCTATTCCTTCAATATTTATACGATGGACAATTTCGGCCACCGCTCCCTGACATATACCACATTCGGTACCACTTACGGAGATACCTATGCCGGTACGCTGCAAAACCGGCGGGTTAAAAAGGTATCGCTGACGGAACAAACCGGGGTGGTAGACTGGTTTGCCAAAGCGGAGGGGATGATCTTTAATGAAGTCCGGTTCATCAACCGGCGGGGTACGGACACCATCGTACGCTTCCATGCAGATTCGTTTTGGGTGCACATGGATGTGGCCGGCAGCGCTGAATTCCAATACCGTTCTCTGTATATTCCCGAAGCGGAGGCGATCGATACGTTCACAACCGCCTGGACATTATCAGCAGAGAAATTCCCTGAGTTCTTTACTTATGACCGTTCAACCTGGAAAGTATTGTCTGTTTCAGACGAAACAGCCAGCGATGGCGGCGGCAAAAATACACTGATCGACGGGAATCTCGGTTCCTACTGGCATTCCCAATGGGATCCCAATGACGTCGATCCCCCGCACTGGGCTATCATCGATATGAAAAGCGTGAAGAACATCGCTTATTTCACCATCTACCGCCGGGGTGGCAATACCGACGCGAAAACAGCGCAATTCTTCCTGGGCAACACGAGCGACCCCAACGGCGTGTGGACCCTCGCGGGAGAAGGCGTCTTCGGGTCGGGAGATATGCTCAGGGTAGATAATACCGGTAATGCAAGCGGCAGGTATCTGAAGATCAACCTGCCCGATAGCAACCGCCCGCCTTTCACGGCTATCGCGGAAGTATACGCATTCGGAAAATAA
- a CDS encoding DUF5000 domain-containing lipoprotein — protein sequence MKKIFLQIIVLAGILQACTEKENTPISKATGKPEQVTDVTVVNEPGGATITYRIPKQPDVISVKAVYKITTGKQYEAVASMYNNKLSVLGYNDEEEHEVLLYTVNRAQEMSDPVTCKIKPMRSPLKLTAATVGVQTDFGGARFTWMNELKTPLAFEMYTPDSLGRMTLVRVVSSQILEGLQSLRGYPPVSRVFGLVVKDNYGNRSDTIFPPGKTLVPLFEERLPKNVMKIMKLANDQNFTNWEGTDQKLIDDDLTSFGHSPSSSLPAPFTLDLGVTAKVSRIVLFQRNFSSSYYNWGNPKEFDVYVKVGAPSQSGDWSEWKKIMETEIVKPSGSGSTVTDEDLRTAENGHEFTFDLAQEPVRYIRIVVRSTWGSTTFTHPAEIDVYGERQ from the coding sequence ATGAAAAAAATATTCTTACAGATAATCGTTTTGGCAGGCATACTGCAAGCCTGTACAGAAAAGGAAAATACGCCGATTTCCAAGGCCACCGGTAAACCTGAACAGGTGACGGATGTTACGGTCGTAAACGAGCCCGGCGGCGCCACGATCACTTACCGCATCCCCAAGCAACCGGATGTCATCAGCGTAAAAGCCGTGTATAAAATAACAACCGGCAAACAATATGAAGCCGTGGCTTCCATGTATAACAACAAACTGTCCGTGCTGGGCTACAACGACGAAGAGGAGCATGAAGTGCTGCTCTACACGGTGAACCGGGCGCAGGAAATGTCCGACCCGGTGACGTGCAAAATCAAGCCCATGCGCTCGCCGCTGAAGCTGACGGCTGCAACCGTGGGCGTTCAGACCGATTTCGGGGGCGCGCGGTTCACCTGGATGAACGAACTGAAAACACCCCTGGCGTTTGAAATGTATACGCCCGATTCCCTGGGGCGCATGACGCTCGTACGTGTTGTAAGTTCCCAGATACTCGAAGGGCTGCAGTCGCTGCGCGGATACCCGCCGGTGTCGCGCGTTTTCGGACTTGTTGTCAAAGATAACTACGGCAACCGGTCAGATACCATCTTCCCGCCGGGCAAAACGCTCGTTCCCCTGTTCGAGGAACGCCTGCCGAAGAATGTCATGAAAATCATGAAACTGGCCAATGATCAGAACTTCACCAACTGGGAAGGCACCGACCAGAAGCTCATCGACGACGACCTGACGTCTTTCGGGCACTCGCCTTCGTCTTCCCTGCCCGCACCGTTTACACTGGATCTTGGCGTAACGGCGAAAGTCAGCCGCATTGTGCTGTTCCAGCGTAATTTCAGCAGCAGCTATTATAACTGGGGCAACCCGAAGGAATTCGACGTGTATGTGAAAGTCGGTGCGCCATCGCAAAGCGGCGACTGGAGCGAATGGAAGAAGATCATGGAAACAGAGATTGTTAAACCTTCCGGATCCGGCAGCACCGTCACCGATGAAGATCTCCGCACCGCGGAAAACGGGCACGAATTCACTTTCGATCTCGCACAGGAACCGGTACGCTATATCCGGATCGTGGTCCGCTCCACCTGGGGCAGTACAACATTCACCCACCCGGCGGAAATCGACGTGTACGGCGAACGGCAATAA
- a CDS encoding RagB/SusD family nutrient uptake outer membrane protein, which yields MKNVIFKLAVFCSLLTGAVSCNKYLDVVPDNIPTIDDAFSDRYNAMKFLATCYWGIPKSAGWNENPAMLGAMELIFNRDRRTQGGMQYALGENSAVLAITNYWSSGGTMVRSLYAGMRDCNTFLENIDGVMDVNRYEKERMKAEVKLIKAYLNFYLIQYYGPMTPLRKNPPLTESTGGIRAYRETIDECFGYTLELINEVIASDALPLNIEGKGSELGRFTRPVAYFLKAKVLTYWASPLFNGNTDYSSFLNHEGKPFFNQQFVAARWDSAANACKNAIDVCRAAGHRLYVKGDFMAVNSKPTSDTTLLINTLRSSVTQRWNPEIIWANSSYPANWDYQITALARMEGGTSTPSSNTGILSVPLSTVELFYSDNGVPINEDIEYPYSNRYNIRTGDAAHNLFIANGEKTASLNFDREMRYYSTFGFDRGRWYGNHYKPVDEADIPYPRNRFGEYSSVFNPGEYNATGYWPKKLVSMNTTWRDPNSVSEESYPYPEMRFADLLLLCAEALNETKGAPDDEVYQYVDSVRQRAGLKGVVESWAQYSNQPNKPLTKAGMRQIIQQERKIELAAEGVYMWDSNRWKTAMKERNRPIQGWNVNSNIVEEYYTVTTVYFQRFTYRDYFSPIPQSEMIKNPLLIQNPGW from the coding sequence ATGAAGAACGTAATATTCAAGTTAGCTGTCTTTTGCAGCCTGTTGACGGGAGCGGTTTCCTGTAATAAATACCTCGATGTGGTGCCGGACAACATCCCGACGATCGACGATGCTTTTTCGGACCGGTACAACGCCATGAAATTCCTGGCCACTTGTTACTGGGGCATTCCCAAATCCGCGGGCTGGAACGAGAACCCTGCCATGCTGGGCGCAATGGAGCTGATCTTCAACCGCGACCGCCGCACGCAGGGAGGCATGCAATACGCGCTCGGCGAGAACAGCGCCGTGCTGGCCATTACCAACTACTGGAGCTCGGGCGGTACCATGGTACGCTCGCTCTATGCCGGTATGCGGGATTGCAACACCTTCCTCGAAAATATTGATGGGGTGATGGACGTCAACCGTTATGAAAAGGAAAGGATGAAGGCTGAAGTGAAACTGATTAAGGCATATCTGAATTTCTATCTGATCCAGTATTACGGGCCCATGACGCCGTTGCGGAAAAATCCCCCGCTCACCGAATCCACCGGCGGCATCCGGGCGTACCGCGAAACGATCGACGAGTGCTTCGGCTACACCCTGGAACTCATCAACGAAGTGATCGCCTCCGATGCATTGCCCCTCAATATTGAAGGAAAGGGCTCCGAACTGGGACGGTTTACGCGTCCTGTAGCTTACTTCCTGAAGGCAAAGGTGCTGACTTACTGGGCGAGCCCGCTTTTCAATGGCAACACTGATTACAGCTCGTTCCTGAACCACGAAGGCAAACCCTTCTTCAACCAGCAGTTCGTTGCGGCACGCTGGGACAGTGCGGCCAACGCCTGTAAAAACGCTATAGATGTATGCCGTGCCGCCGGGCACCGCCTCTACGTAAAAGGCGATTTTATGGCCGTGAACAGCAAACCGACTTCCGATACCACTTTGCTGATCAATACCCTCCGCAGCTCGGTAACACAACGCTGGAACCCCGAGATCATCTGGGCCAACTCCTCTTATCCCGCCAACTGGGATTACCAGATCACGGCACTGGCGCGGATGGAAGGCGGTACCTCAACGCCTTCCAGCAACACGGGCATCCTCAGCGTGCCGCTGTCGACCGTGGAACTCTTTTACTCCGACAACGGCGTTCCCATCAACGAAGACATCGAGTATCCCTACTCCAACCGGTATAACATCCGGACCGGCGACGCGGCGCACAACCTGTTCATCGCCAACGGCGAAAAAACAGCTTCCCTCAACTTTGACAGGGAGATGCGGTATTATTCCACTTTCGGTTTCGACAGGGGCCGCTGGTACGGCAACCATTACAAACCGGTTGATGAAGCTGACATCCCCTATCCCAGAAACCGATTCGGTGAATATTCGTCCGTATTCAACCCCGGGGAATACAATGCTACAGGATACTGGCCAAAGAAACTGGTATCTATGAACACGACCTGGCGGGATCCCAACAGCGTTTCGGAAGAAAGCTATCCTTACCCGGAAATGCGCTTTGCCGACCTGCTGCTGCTTTGTGCCGAAGCGCTGAACGAAACGAAAGGCGCGCCGGACGACGAAGTATACCAGTACGTCGATTCCGTGCGGCAACGCGCGGGGCTCAAGGGAGTTGTGGAAAGCTGGGCGCAGTACTCCAATCAACCGAACAAACCGCTCACTAAGGCGGGCATGCGCCAGATCATCCAGCAGGAAAGAAAGATAGAACTGGCAGCGGAGGGTGTGTACATGTGGGACAGCAATCGCTGGAAAACGGCCATGAAAGAGCGTAACCGCCCCATCCAGGGATGGAATGTGAACTCCAACATCGTGGAAGAATACTATACCGTGACCACCGTGTACTTCCAGCGCTTCACCTACAGGGATTATTTCTCACCGATCCCCCAATCAGAAATGATTAAAAATCCTCTCCTCATTCAAAACCCCGGATGGTAA